A genomic stretch from Arthrobacter sp. KBS0702 includes:
- a CDS encoding NAD(P)-dependent oxidoreductase encodes MTSSNDASGTSPQQQSPYQASGSLQGRTIVMSGGSRGIGLAIATRAARDGANIVLLAKTGQPHAKLEGTVYSAAEQIEAAGGQALPLVGDVRNDADVAGAVAAAVERFGGIDIVINNASAIDLSKTDALDMKRYDLMQDINVRGTFLLSKLALPALRDSDAGQILTLSPPLNLDPKWAGMHLAYTMAKYGMSLTTLGLAEELKVDGISVNSLWPCTLIDTAAIRNMPGGEQIVRGARGPQIMADAAHAVLTASNAVPESGSWSGNFYTDEQVLAAAGVTDFAPYSLGAPEDRLVPDIFL; translated from the coding sequence ATGACTTCAAGCAACGACGCTTCCGGCACCTCCCCGCAGCAGCAGAGCCCCTATCAGGCCTCGGGTTCCCTCCAGGGCCGCACCATCGTGATGTCCGGCGGCAGCCGCGGGATCGGCCTGGCGATCGCCACCCGGGCCGCCCGGGACGGCGCCAACATCGTGCTGCTGGCCAAGACGGGCCAGCCGCACGCCAAGCTCGAGGGCACCGTGTACTCCGCCGCCGAGCAGATTGAGGCGGCCGGGGGGCAGGCGCTGCCGCTGGTCGGCGATGTGCGCAACGACGCCGACGTCGCCGGCGCCGTCGCCGCCGCGGTCGAACGCTTCGGCGGGATCGACATCGTGATCAACAACGCCTCGGCGATCGACCTGTCCAAGACCGATGCCTTGGACATGAAGCGCTACGACCTGATGCAGGACATCAACGTCCGCGGCACGTTCCTGCTCAGCAAGCTCGCCCTGCCCGCGCTGCGCGACTCCGACGCCGGGCAGATCCTGACGCTTTCACCGCCGCTGAACCTGGATCCCAAGTGGGCCGGGATGCACCTGGCCTACACCATGGCGAAGTATGGCATGAGCCTGACCACCCTGGGCCTGGCCGAGGAGCTCAAGGTGGACGGCATCAGCGTGAACTCGCTGTGGCCCTGCACCCTGATTGACACGGCAGCCATCCGCAACATGCCCGGCGGCGAGCAGATCGTCCGCGGTGCCCGCGGCCCGCAGATCATGGCCGACGCGGCGCACGCGGTGCTGACTGCCAGCAACGCGGTCCCCGAATCCGGCAGCTGGAGCGGCAACTTCTACACCGACGAACAGGTCCTGGCCGCGGCCGGCGTGACCGACTTCGCGCCGTACAGCCTGGGTGCGCCTGAAGACCGGCTGGTCCCTGACATTTTCCTCTGA
- a CDS encoding PH domain-containing protein has protein sequence MRKELLPGEQVIVVTRPQPRMLIGPALVFILVCALTAFACAWIVKGGPAKLVPLVTPAWTPWLLGASLALGAWVLVAYCLPKVVTWHASRYTLTSRRLIARYGMLRRRDQQVPLAAVRNVVIEQTLLQRSLRSGNISLETGYPARTVIPDVPEVMTFRNFILDAIDEIPEGELIEADDTMRDTGDWPRDMREGGRDER, from the coding sequence ATGCGTAAGGAGCTCCTCCCGGGCGAGCAAGTGATTGTTGTTACCCGCCCCCAGCCCCGGATGCTGATTGGTCCGGCCCTGGTGTTCATTCTGGTCTGCGCCCTCACCGCCTTCGCCTGCGCCTGGATCGTGAAGGGCGGGCCGGCCAAGCTCGTCCCGCTCGTCACCCCGGCCTGGACGCCATGGCTGCTCGGCGCCAGCCTCGCACTGGGAGCATGGGTCCTGGTTGCCTACTGCCTGCCCAAGGTGGTGACCTGGCACGCCAGCCGCTACACCCTGACCAGCCGCCGCCTGATTGCCCGTTACGGCATGTTGCGACGGCGCGACCAGCAGGTTCCGCTGGCCGCAGTCCGTAATGTGGTCATCGAACAGACCCTGCTCCAGCGGTCATTGCGCTCGGGGAATATATCCTTGGAAACCGGGTACCCCGCACGCACGGTGATTCCGGATGTCCCCGAGGTCATGACGTTCCGGAACTTCATCCTCGACGCGATTGACGAAATTCCGGAGGGTGAACTGATTGAGGCCGACGACACGATGCGCGACACCGGCGATTGGCCACGGGACATGAGGGAAGGTGGAAGAGATGAACGCTGA
- a CDS encoding DUF885 domain-containing protein: MTTETTENTTPDNPVPPRPQTAIDAVADAFTDTLIRLNPSFATELGLPGHETEYPDFSPAGHDEFAAAAREALAALEGLEPADDVDAVTLDAMRERLGLQLEIHESGWDLAELNNIASPPQEIRAIFDLMPTDTAAQWDHIAGRAHNVPAALDGYIVSLRAAKEAGRVAAARQVRIVIEQATKHTAEDGFFAKLAAEAKTAEGALPADVQAKLDAGAAAARAAYARLSGFLESELLPAAPEKDAVGRERYALASRSFLGATVDLEETYAWGVQELDRLIAEQERVANQIRPGATVEEAKEILNSDPARQLKGTDALRAWMQELSDKAVADLAGVHFDIPDPMKTLECKIAPTQEGGIYYTGPSDDFSRPGRMWWSVPPGEDTFTTWAETTTVYHEGVPGHHLQVATATYRRELLNKWRRNVCWTSGHGEGWALYAEKLMQELGYLKDPGDHMGMLDMQRMRAARVVFDIGVHLELEVPERWGSGTWTPDTGYEFLKQNLAISEGQLKFEFTRYLGWPGQAPSYKVGQRLWEQIRAELESRPGFDLKAFHTKALNMGSVGLDTLKRALLG; the protein is encoded by the coding sequence GTGACTACCGAAACGACTGAGAACACCACGCCCGACAACCCGGTGCCGCCGCGCCCGCAGACCGCGATCGACGCCGTCGCCGACGCCTTCACGGACACCCTGATCCGGCTTAATCCGAGCTTCGCCACCGAACTTGGCCTGCCCGGCCACGAAACCGAGTACCCGGACTTCTCGCCGGCCGGGCACGACGAGTTCGCCGCGGCCGCGCGGGAGGCCCTCGCCGCGCTGGAGGGGCTCGAGCCCGCGGACGACGTCGACGCTGTCACCCTGGACGCCATGCGGGAGCGCCTCGGCCTGCAGCTGGAAATCCACGAATCCGGCTGGGACCTCGCCGAGCTGAACAACATCGCGTCCCCGCCCCAGGAGATCCGCGCGATCTTCGACCTGATGCCGACCGACACCGCCGCGCAGTGGGACCACATCGCGGGCCGGGCGCACAATGTCCCCGCCGCCCTGGACGGCTACATCGTGTCCCTGCGCGCCGCCAAGGAGGCCGGCAGGGTCGCCGCCGCCCGGCAGGTGCGGATCGTGATCGAGCAGGCCACCAAGCACACCGCGGAGGACGGATTCTTCGCGAAACTGGCCGCCGAGGCAAAGACCGCCGAGGGCGCGCTGCCCGCGGACGTGCAGGCCAAGCTCGATGCCGGTGCCGCCGCCGCCCGCGCCGCCTACGCCCGGCTGTCCGGCTTCCTCGAATCCGAGCTGCTCCCGGCCGCCCCGGAGAAGGACGCCGTGGGCCGCGAGCGCTACGCCCTGGCCTCACGCTCCTTCCTCGGCGCCACGGTGGACCTCGAGGAGACCTACGCCTGGGGCGTGCAGGAACTCGACCGACTGATCGCCGAACAGGAGCGCGTGGCCAACCAGATCCGCCCCGGCGCCACGGTGGAGGAGGCCAAGGAGATCCTGAACAGCGATCCGGCCCGCCAGCTCAAGGGCACCGACGCCCTCCGGGCCTGGATGCAGGAGCTCTCCGACAAGGCCGTGGCCGACCTCGCCGGCGTGCACTTCGACATCCCAGACCCCATGAAGACCCTCGAATGCAAGATTGCCCCCACCCAGGAAGGCGGCATCTACTACACCGGCCCCTCGGACGACTTCAGCCGCCCGGGCCGGATGTGGTGGTCCGTGCCGCCGGGTGAGGACACCTTCACCACCTGGGCCGAAACCACCACGGTCTACCACGAGGGCGTTCCGGGCCACCACCTGCAGGTCGCCACCGCCACCTACCGGCGCGAACTGCTGAACAAGTGGCGGCGCAATGTCTGCTGGACCTCGGGCCACGGCGAGGGCTGGGCCCTGTATGCGGAAAAGCTCATGCAGGAGCTGGGCTATCTGAAGGATCCGGGCGACCACATGGGCATGCTCGACATGCAGCGCATGCGGGCGGCCCGGGTGGTGTTCGACATTGGCGTACATCTGGAGTTGGAGGTGCCCGAGCGTTGGGGGTCGGGCACCTGGACTCCGGACACGGGGTACGAGTTCCTGAAGCAGAACCTTGCGATCAGCGAGGGCCAGCTGAAGTTCGAGTTCACCCGCTACCTCGGCTGGCCGGGGCAGGCGCCGTCGTACAAGGTGGGCCAGCGGCTCTGGGAGCAGATCCGTGCCGAGCTCGAGTCCCGGCCGGGCTTCGACCTCAAGGCCTTCCACACCAAGGCGCTCAACATGGGGTCCGTGGGGCTGGACACGCTGAAGCGGGCGCTGCTGGGGTAG
- a CDS encoding adenylate/guanylate cyclase domain-containing protein: MNAENAHPDTGLLAPEPSDVPEAVVDVSALEVAVLDSAAAEAAAADDSSLSADDADAAPDAAESAPDGAAAAAPATGTMSAERLATKALEQRLLGGERKLRRREVAAGAGLSLLSARKLWRALGFPNLGDEDVAFTERDQAALSTVVDLVRAGKLTEEAAISVTRAIGQMTDRMVVWQIEALVEDMVHQQGVTDAVARKRLVAELPSLVDALEEMLVYSWRRQLNAGVQRLAVRAEAGLASSEEGREGDEDDAPLPLARAVGFADLVSYTSLSRRMNEKTLAQLVQRFENKCAEIISVGGGRLVKTVGDEVLYIAETPAAGAEISLALAQAFNEDEILPQARVAMVWGRILSRLGDIYGPTVNLAARLTALADPGTVLVDSMTASALEHDERFVLLPRDAENVRGFGEIHPVELQRGSGKGLVLD, encoded by the coding sequence ATGAACGCTGAGAACGCGCACCCGGACACCGGACTCCTGGCCCCCGAGCCGTCGGACGTCCCCGAAGCTGTCGTCGACGTCTCCGCCCTCGAAGTGGCCGTGCTGGACTCCGCAGCCGCCGAGGCAGCCGCAGCAGACGACTCCTCCCTGTCCGCCGACGACGCCGACGCCGCCCCCGACGCCGCCGAATCCGCCCCCGACGGCGCCGCAGCCGCGGCGCCCGCCACCGGCACCATGTCCGCCGAACGCCTCGCCACCAAGGCCCTGGAGCAACGGCTGCTGGGCGGCGAACGCAAGCTGCGCCGCCGCGAGGTGGCCGCCGGCGCCGGACTGTCGCTGCTGTCCGCCCGGAAACTCTGGCGCGCCCTGGGCTTCCCCAACCTGGGTGACGAGGACGTGGCGTTCACCGAAAGGGACCAGGCAGCCCTGAGCACGGTGGTGGACCTGGTCCGCGCCGGCAAGCTCACCGAGGAAGCGGCCATCTCGGTCACCCGCGCCATCGGCCAGATGACGGACCGCATGGTGGTCTGGCAGATCGAGGCCCTGGTCGAGGACATGGTCCACCAGCAGGGGGTCACCGACGCCGTGGCCCGCAAGCGGCTGGTCGCCGAGCTGCCGTCCCTCGTGGACGCGCTCGAGGAAATGCTGGTCTACTCCTGGCGCCGCCAGCTCAACGCCGGCGTGCAGCGGCTCGCCGTTCGTGCCGAGGCGGGCCTCGCCTCCAGCGAGGAGGGCCGCGAAGGGGACGAGGACGACGCGCCGCTGCCGCTCGCCCGCGCCGTGGGCTTCGCGGACCTGGTCTCCTACACCAGCCTCTCCCGCCGGATGAACGAAAAGACACTCGCCCAGCTGGTGCAGCGCTTCGAAAACAAGTGCGCCGAAATCATCTCCGTCGGCGGTGGGCGCCTGGTGAAGACGGTGGGCGACGAAGTGCTCTACATTGCCGAGACTCCCGCGGCCGGGGCCGAGATCTCGCTGGCCCTCGCCCAGGCGTTCAACGAGGACGAGATCCTGCCGCAGGCCCGCGTCGCGATGGTCTGGGGCCGCATCCTCTCCCGGCTGGGCGATATCTACGGTCCCACCGTGAACCTGGCCGCCAGGCTCACGGCGCTGGCCGACCCCGGCACGGTGCTGGTGGACTCCATGACGGCCTCCGCGCTGGAACACGACGAACGCTTTGTGCTGCTTCCGCGGGACGCCGAGAACGTGCGCGGATTCGGCGAGATCCACCCCGTGGAGCTGCAGCGCGGCAGCGGAAAGGGCCTGGTCCTGGACTAG
- a CDS encoding acyl-CoA carboxylase subunit beta, whose product MSHDLTTTAGKIADFRDRQARAEQPSGPEAIEKQHARGKNTARERIDLLLDAGSFVEFDALAVHRSTAFGMEKKKPLGDGLVSGYGTVDGRPVAVYSQDFSVYGGSLSQVNGEKIVKVQEFALRNGCPVVGILDGGGARIQEGVASLAMFADIFRNNVHASGVVPQISLIMGPSAGGAAYSPALTDYVVMVDKTSHMFITGPDVIKTVTGEDVDMETLGGARQHNANTGTSTYLAADEADAVEFVRELLDFLPSNNLAEAPVLEHSQELELDDDDLALDVLIPDSANQPYDMRKVIEQIVDDAHFLEMQSLYAPNVIIGYGRVEGHTVGIVANQPMQFAGTLDIAASEKAARFVRHCDAFNIPIITLVDVPGFLPGKDQEFQGIIRRGAKLLYAYAEATVPKLTVITRKAYGGAYIVMGSKKLGADLNLAWPTAQIGVMGAQGAVNILYRRELAAVAEAGGDVEAKRAEVIRQYEEELLNPYQAAQLGYVDAVIAPSETRLQIIKGLRALRDKRASLPAKKHGNIPL is encoded by the coding sequence ATGAGCCACGATCTGACCACGACCGCGGGAAAGATTGCCGATTTCCGCGACCGCCAGGCCCGTGCCGAGCAGCCCTCCGGCCCGGAAGCGATCGAGAAGCAGCACGCCCGTGGCAAGAACACCGCCCGCGAGCGCATCGACCTGCTGCTCGACGCCGGTTCCTTCGTGGAGTTCGACGCCCTCGCCGTGCACCGCTCCACCGCGTTCGGCATGGAAAAGAAGAAGCCGCTGGGCGACGGCCTGGTCTCCGGCTACGGCACCGTGGACGGCCGCCCCGTGGCTGTCTACAGCCAGGACTTCTCCGTCTACGGCGGCTCGCTCAGCCAGGTCAACGGCGAGAAGATCGTCAAGGTCCAGGAGTTCGCGCTGCGGAACGGCTGCCCCGTCGTCGGCATCCTCGACGGCGGCGGCGCCCGCATCCAGGAAGGCGTCGCCTCGCTGGCCATGTTCGCGGACATCTTCCGCAACAACGTGCACGCTTCCGGCGTCGTCCCGCAGATCTCGCTCATCATGGGCCCGTCCGCCGGCGGCGCCGCCTACTCCCCCGCCCTGACCGACTACGTGGTGATGGTGGACAAGACCTCGCACATGTTCATCACCGGCCCGGACGTGATCAAGACCGTCACCGGCGAAGACGTGGACATGGAAACCCTGGGCGGGGCGCGGCAGCACAACGCGAACACCGGCACCTCCACCTACCTCGCCGCCGACGAGGCGGACGCGGTGGAGTTCGTCCGCGAACTCCTGGACTTCCTGCCCTCCAACAACCTCGCCGAGGCCCCGGTGCTGGAGCACTCCCAGGAGCTGGAGCTCGACGACGACGACCTCGCCCTCGACGTGCTGATCCCGGACTCCGCCAATCAGCCCTACGACATGCGCAAGGTGATCGAGCAGATCGTCGACGACGCGCACTTCCTGGAGATGCAGTCGCTTTACGCGCCGAACGTCATCATCGGCTACGGCCGCGTTGAGGGCCACACCGTGGGCATCGTTGCCAACCAGCCGATGCAGTTCGCCGGCACCCTGGACATCGCCGCCTCGGAGAAGGCCGCCCGCTTCGTCCGGCACTGCGACGCCTTCAACATCCCGATCATCACGCTGGTGGACGTGCCGGGCTTCCTGCCGGGCAAGGACCAGGAGTTCCAGGGCATCATCCGCCGCGGCGCCAAGCTGCTCTACGCCTACGCGGAGGCCACCGTGCCGAAGCTGACCGTGATCACCCGCAAGGCCTACGGCGGGGCGTACATCGTGATGGGCTCCAAGAAGCTCGGCGCCGACCTCAACCTGGCCTGGCCCACCGCGCAGATCGGCGTGATGGGCGCCCAGGGCGCGGTGAACATCCTGTACCGCCGCGAACTCGCCGCGGTCGCGGAGGCCGGGGGCGACGTCGAAGCCAAGCGCGCCGAGGTCATCCGGCAGTACGAGGAGGAACTGCTCAACCCGTACCAGGCCGCCCAGCTGGGCTACGTTGACGCGGTCATTGCCCCGTCCGAGACGCGCCTGCAGATCATCAAGGGCCTGCGCGCGCTGCGGGACAAGCGGGCCAGCCTGCCCGCCAAGAAGCACGGGAACATCCCGCTGTGA
- a CDS encoding biotin--[acetyl-CoA-carboxylase] ligase has translation MEAAQETPDRPPLDRGALGDAAFLSANGIPQLSVVESTGSTNADLLHGVTVDPQAWPDLSVLAAEYQSAARGRLDRHWEAPARSSVSVSIVLRPVNAEGRPLPTQSYSWLSLLAALALREALLETAGIPAELKWPNDVLVRGKKIAGILAQLGPLGDGAVPPVVLGTGLNVTLTASELPVPTATSVLLEQPATVDRTALLKSYLSRFATLYRSFCNADGDPAAGMAGGPSLHKRVEHVLTTLGKQVRAQLPGDHEIIGHASRLDDYGSLLVVDAGGHEHLVTAGDVVHLRPWTPPGEARGESGYA, from the coding sequence ATGGAAGCCGCTCAGGAGACACCGGACCGTCCACCCCTGGACCGGGGCGCCCTCGGCGACGCCGCGTTCCTCTCGGCCAATGGCATTCCGCAGCTGAGCGTGGTGGAGTCCACCGGCTCCACCAACGCGGATCTGCTGCACGGCGTGACCGTGGATCCCCAAGCGTGGCCCGACCTCTCCGTGCTCGCCGCCGAGTACCAGAGCGCCGCCCGCGGCCGCCTCGACCGGCACTGGGAAGCACCCGCCCGCAGTTCCGTGTCCGTCTCGATCGTGCTCCGGCCGGTCAACGCCGAGGGCCGGCCGCTGCCCACCCAGAGCTACTCCTGGCTCTCGCTGTTGGCCGCCCTGGCACTGCGGGAGGCCCTGCTGGAGACGGCAGGGATCCCGGCCGAGCTCAAGTGGCCCAACGACGTGCTGGTCCGCGGCAAGAAGATCGCCGGCATCCTCGCGCAACTGGGCCCGCTGGGCGACGGCGCCGTGCCCCCCGTGGTGCTGGGAACCGGCCTGAACGTCACTCTCACCGCGTCCGAGCTGCCCGTGCCCACCGCCACGTCGGTGCTGCTGGAACAGCCCGCCACTGTGGACCGGACCGCGCTGCTCAAGAGCTACCTCTCCCGTTTCGCCACGCTCTACCGCAGCTTCTGCAACGCCGACGGCGACCCCGCCGCGGGAATGGCGGGCGGACCTTCGCTGCACAAGCGGGTGGAGCACGTGCTGACCACGCTCGGCAAGCAGGTCCGGGCCCAGCTCCCCGGTGACCACGAGATCATCGGCCACGCCTCCCGGCTGGACGACTACGGTTCCCTGCTGGTGGTCGATGCCGGTGGACACGAGCACCTGGTGACCGCCGGCGACGTTGTGCACCTGCGCCCCTGGACCCCTCCCGGCGAGGCCCGCGGCGAAAGCGGCTATGCGTAA
- a CDS encoding PP2C family serine/threonine-protein phosphatase: MTSQPSSVPPAGASAAPSGTAPKGAPSLRLNSGYGTDRGLRREMNEDSFIAVDPVFAVADGMGGHEAGEIASGICVRTLAEVPQLATGERGATAAIVQQALLKADADIREATGSRAGTTLSGVVVVEQMGIPNWLVMNIGDSRTYRLSQGQLSQVSVDHSEVQELVNAGEITTAEAAVHPRRHVVTRALGTGDETEADYWLMPVEDGDRILVCSDGLNGELDDEHIARVLGAEPDPQAAVDQLIQAALRSGGRDNVTCIVVDASNAADADSAAGQSRR; encoded by the coding sequence ATGACATCCCAACCGTCTTCCGTTCCTCCAGCCGGGGCTTCTGCAGCTCCATCCGGAACCGCGCCCAAGGGTGCCCCCAGCCTCCGGCTCAACTCCGGCTACGGCACTGACCGCGGCCTGCGCCGTGAGATGAACGAGGATTCCTTCATCGCCGTAGACCCGGTCTTCGCTGTCGCCGACGGCATGGGTGGCCACGAGGCCGGCGAGATCGCTAGCGGCATTTGCGTGCGCACCCTCGCCGAGGTTCCCCAGCTCGCCACGGGGGAACGGGGCGCCACCGCGGCGATCGTCCAGCAGGCCCTGCTGAAGGCCGACGCCGACATCCGCGAGGCGACCGGGTCCCGTGCGGGCACCACTCTTTCCGGCGTCGTCGTTGTGGAGCAAATGGGCATCCCGAACTGGCTGGTGATGAACATCGGCGATTCGCGCACCTACCGCCTCAGCCAGGGCCAGCTCAGCCAGGTCAGCGTGGACCACTCCGAGGTGCAGGAACTGGTGAACGCCGGCGAGATCACCACGGCCGAGGCTGCGGTGCACCCGCGCCGCCACGTGGTCACCCGTGCCCTCGGCACCGGCGACGAGACGGAAGCCGACTACTGGCTGATGCCCGTCGAGGACGGCGACCGGATCCTGGTCTGCTCGGACGGCCTCAACGGCGAGCTCGACGACGAGCACATCGCCCGGGTCCTGGGCGCCGAACCGGACCCGCAGGCCGCCGTGGACCAGCTGATCCAGGCCGCCCTGCGCAGCGGCGGCCGCGACAACGTGACCTGCATCGTGGTGGACGCGAGCAACGCGGCCGACGCTGATAGCGCTGCCGGACAGTCACGCCGATGA
- a CDS encoding acyl-CoA carboxylase subunit epsilon, whose protein sequence is MTGSEPVEPAEQPAPAESLLSVVKGEPTAEELAALTAVVLSLGSGEPAAPEKPGARHWIRRQQLQLAPKPGPGSWKRSRG, encoded by the coding sequence GTGACCGGGTCCGAGCCTGTGGAACCCGCCGAGCAGCCGGCCCCGGCCGAAAGCCTGCTGTCCGTCGTGAAGGGCGAGCCGACGGCGGAGGAACTGGCGGCGCTGACCGCTGTCGTCCTCTCCCTGGGCAGCGGCGAGCCGGCCGCGCCGGAGAAGCCCGGCGCACGGCACTGGATCCGGCGGCAGCAGCTGCAGCTGGCGCCCAAGCCCGGCCCCGGTTCGTGGAAGCGCAGCCGCGGCTAA